From the genome of Kluyveromyces lactis strain NRRL Y-1140 chromosome F complete sequence:
AGAGTTCAAAGATGACGTCGCAGCAAAGCTCTCTGGTGCAGTCCAAATTCCAACAGTGATTGGTGATGTTTTCCCTAATCCTAAGGACGACCTGGAATTTTATTCTGAGTTCTTCAAGCTACACGATTACTTGGAGAAAACCTTCCCTCTTGTTCACAAGcatttcaagaaggaaaaggtCAACGAAGTCGGATTGTTGTACACCTGGGAGGGTTCTGATTCATCGCTAAAGCCTGTGTTATTTATGGCTCATCAGGATGAGGTTTTAGTTAATCCAGAAACTGTTGGCGATTGGAAACATCCTCCATTTTCAGGCTACTACGATGGAGAAAGTGTTTGGGGCCGTGGTTCAGCAGATTGTAAGACTACCTTGATTGGTGAATTAGTGGCAATGGAAGAGTTGTTGAGAGACGGCTTCCAACCTCAGCGAACAATCATCTTGCTGTTCGgttttgatgaagaaagtgGTGGTGAGATTGGTGCTCGTACTTTGTCTCAGTTCGTGGAAGAAAGATATGGTACTGATAGCATATTCACCATTATGGATGAAGGGGCCGGTGTTGTTGAAGTGGAGTCAGGACTATATGCAGCTGTTCCAATTACTCAGGAAAGAGGATTTGGTAACATTGAAATCACAATTTCAGGTCCAGGCGGACATTCCTCTGTACCACCAAAGCATACGAATGTTGGTATTTTAAGTGAACTAGTATACACGCTGGAAAATAACTCATTTGATTACGTGATTGAAGACACGCATCCGTTTTTATCCTATTACCAATGTGTTGCTGAGTTTTCTAATAAGATAGATCCTGGCTTCCGTCACATAATTAAGAAAGCAGCCACTTCATACAAATACAGACTGGAATTTGTAAAAGCATTGGAAGTATTTGATCCTTTATCAGCTTTAACGTTCAAAACCACCGAGTCTATTGACATGTTCCATTCAGGTGTCAAGGTAAATGCACTACCAGAAACTGGTTCTCTGGAGATCAACTACCGTATTGGCATGCACTCAAACGCAAAAGAGGTGTTGGAAAGAACTGCTGGCATTACCAATAAAATTGCTCAAAACCATGGATACAACTTGACCATTGACGGTGATCGGGTCATTTATTCCGATCCTCAGAATGTGGGTActttgaacttgaaaatGTACACCTACAAAGATCCTTCTCCAAGATCTCCAAGTTATCAAGATAACGATAAAGTCTGGGATCTTTTCGCAGGAACTATCAGGGATTACTTTGAAAATCGTGTGTTATCAAAAGATGAGCCATCCAAGTTATTCATTACTACAGGCACCATGACTGCAAACACTGATACTAGACATCTATGGAATCTGACTTCTCATATCTATAGATTCCAAGGTGCGATATTCCCTATTGAATTGTTCGACATTGTTCATTCCGTGAATGAACACTCACCAGTTGCTAATGTCCTACAACTTGCAGGCTTTATCTACCAGTATGTACTAAATGCTGATGGTGCTGATGTTGGTTTCTAATAACTGTAGAAATTAAATAACAAACAATATAAACATGAACTAACTATCCTTAGAATATGTTAAACCGtaatattcaaaattgtAGTTATCCTATGCAGAACTGTCGCTCTGGTGGATTGGTTACTGTCTGGTCTCCATTCTATATCTGTCGTATATTCGGGTAACATTGTTGTCCGGGTGAcattattttcttgtttgattttttacttttcaacaatcaAACAAAACCTGTCAAAGCATAGAGAATATAAGCTTGGAAGAGTAGAACTACCTGTGAAATACAGCCT
Proteins encoded in this window:
- a CDS encoding M20 family metallopeptidase (similar to uniprot|P27614 Saccharomyces cerevisiae YJL172W CPS1 Vacuolar carboxypeptidase yscS expression is induced under low-nitrogen conditions); the encoded protein is MLKGGETAQSSSVWLKSALVASVLLLTGFKIFSQLETSNDVVTNVQEFIPYCRDNYEPLAPKVSSKFLNKIDKILNNKEFKDDVAAKLSGAVQIPTVIGDVFPNPKDDLEFYSEFFKLHDYLEKTFPLVHKHFKKEKVNEVGLLYTWEGSDSSLKPVLFMAHQDEVLVNPETVGDWKHPPFSGYYDGESVWGRGSADCKTTLIGELVAMEELLRDGFQPQRTIILLFGFDEESGGEIGARTLSQFVEERYGTDSIFTIMDEGAGVVEVESGLYAAVPITQERGFGNIEITISGPGGHSSVPPKHTNVGILSELVYTLENNSFDYVIEDTHPFLSYYQCVAEFSNKIDPGFRHIIKKAATSYKYRLEFVKALEVFDPLSALTFKTTESIDMFHSGVKVNALPETGSLEINYRIGMHSNAKEVLERTAGITNKIAQNHGYNLTIDGDRVIYSDPQNVGTLNLKMYTYKDPSPRSPSYQDNDKVWDLFAGTIRDYFENRVLSKDEPSKLFITTGTMTANTDTRHLWNLTSHIYRFQGAIFPIELFDIVHSVNEHSPVANVLQLAGFIYQYVLNADGADVGF